The Burkholderia latens genome segment GTACAGCGTCGCCAGCAGGATCACCGCGCGCAGCACGAACGTGCCGGCGGCGCTGCTGCGTGTGCGGCTCAGGTAGACGACGTTGGTTTCCGCAATGTAGTAGTACGCGAGGATGGTCGTGAACGCGAAGAAGAACAGCGCCATCGCGACGAAGGCCGCGCCGAAGCCGGGCAGCACCGATTCGACCGCCATCTGCGTATAGCCGGGGCCCGCCTCGACGCCCGCCGCGCCCGAGAACAGTGCGCGGCCGTTCGGCGCGATCACGTTGTACGCGCCGGTGATCAGGATCATGAAGCCCGTTGCCGAGCAGACGAACAGCGTATCGACATAGACGGAGAACGCCTGCACGAGCCCTTGCTGCGCCGGGTGCGTCACTTCCGCGGCCGCCGACGCGTGCGGGCCGGTGCCTTGGCCCGCCTCGTTCGAATAGACGCCGCGCTTCACGCCCCACTGGATCGCCATGCCGAGCACCGCGCCGAAGCCGGCCTCGAAGCCGAACGCGCTCTCGAACACGAGCGCGACGACGCCCGGCAGCCGCTCGATGTCGAGCGCGATCACGACGCATGCGATCAGGATGTAGCCGAGCGCCATGAACGGCACGACGATTTCCGCGACGCGCGCGATCCGCTTTACGCCGCCGAAGATGATGAGGCCGAGCAGCAGCACAAGCACCGCGCCGGTGACCGGCTTCGCCACGCCGAACGAATTCTCGATCGCCGACGAAATTCCGTTCGCCTGCACGCCCGGCAGCAGCAGCCCGCACGCGAGCACGGTGGCAACCGCGAACGCCACGGCGTACCAGCGGATCCCGAGCCCCTTCTCGATGTAATACGCGGGGCCGCCACGGTACTGCCCTTCGCGCCGCACCTTGTAGATTTGCGACAGCGTCGATTCGACGAACGCGGTGCTCGCGCCCAGGAACGCCACGAGCCACATCCAGAACATCGCGCCGGGACCACCGAACGTGATCGCGGTCGCGACGCCGGCGATGTTGCCGGTGCCGACCCGCCCGGACAGCGACATCGCCAGGGCCTGGAATGACGACACGCCTTCGGCCGACGCCTTGCTGCCGCGCATCAGGCGCAGCATCTCGATGAAGTGGCGCACCTGCGCGAAGCGCGTGCGCAGCGAGAAATACAGGCCAGCCGCGAGACACAAAAAGATGAGCGCGGGGCTCCAGATAACACCGTTGATCGAGTCGACGAGTTTTTCCATGAGGCGTTTCGGTTGAAAGCGGGTGGACGTGTAGCGAAAGCCGGACTCGTCACGGCGACACGCGAAAGCCGCGACGTCGGACAAATCCGAATATAACTTTCATTTATATTACACGCCTTACGATTTCATTCGAATCCGGGTGAGTCCCGAGCAGCCGGCAGTTCGCCGGACGGAACAGTGGCGGGACAGCCCGGCGCGCCGTCGGGCTCGTCATGGCCGAGGGCTCGGTGCCTGATACACGTGTGGGGGGCAGCAGCAGCGGGCAGTGGCCCGTCGCGTTCGCTTTACTGGAGGATCGGCAGACGGAAGAAAGCCGGCGATGCAGTCGCCGGCATTGAAGGCATGAGCGGTATTGGCGGCATTGCCGACGCGGCCGCGGCAGGTTCGCTGCCGCAGCGGCCTGCGCGACGTGCCGTGGCAGCGCGGCAAACGTCGTTCATCCATCGTCGCTCGCCGACGCGATCCGGTCGCCGCGCGGACGCTGCGCGCCGTGTGTGCCGTGTACGCCGACATCGCCGGCGCAAGGGCCACTTACGGCACGTGCGCGTTCAGGCCCGGCACATTCCGCGCCGGGCTGCTTGCGTCAATGCTTGTCGTCGACCTTCTTCGGCTTCGGCGCCGCGGGCACCTTCGCATACTGGAACGCCGGCGTCGCCTTCAGCGCGTCCTTCGTCGCGCCCGGCAGATAGATGTTGCCGTTGCGCACGTCAAGCGATGCGATCGGCACCGCGACGTCGTGCGCGGCCACGCCGAGGAACCCGCCGGCCGA includes the following:
- a CDS encoding alanine/glycine:cation symporter family protein, yielding MEKLVDSINGVIWSPALIFLCLAAGLYFSLRTRFAQVRHFIEMLRLMRGSKASAEGVSSFQALAMSLSGRVGTGNIAGVATAITFGGPGAMFWMWLVAFLGASTAFVESTLSQIYKVRREGQYRGGPAYYIEKGLGIRWYAVAFAVATVLACGLLLPGVQANGISSAIENSFGVAKPVTGAVLVLLLGLIIFGGVKRIARVAEIVVPFMALGYILIACVVIALDIERLPGVVALVFESAFGFEAGFGAVLGMAIQWGVKRGVYSNEAGQGTGPHASAAAEVTHPAQQGLVQAFSVYVDTLFVCSATGFMILITGAYNVIAPNGRALFSGAAGVEAGPGYTQMAVESVLPGFGAAFVAMALFFFAFTTILAYYYIAETNVVYLSRTRSSAAGTFVLRAVILLATLYGAVKSASVAWALGDIGVGLMAWLNIVAILLLQKPALNALRDYEAQKRAGREPTFDPAALGIANATFWEQPASANADTDRRPTPVVQSERLS